In one Chryseobacterium camelliae genomic region, the following are encoded:
- the hisF gene encoding imidazole glycerol phosphate synthase subunit HisF, which translates to MLKKRIIPCLDIKDGTTVKGINFEGLRNAGNPIELAKKYENDGADELIFLDITATIEKRKTFVDLVKEIARELSIPFTVGGGISTVEDVRKLLEAGADKISINSSAVKNPQLISDLSKEFGSQCIVVAIDTKFVDDSDWVHVKGGREITDLKALDWAKKAEELGAGEILLTSMDGDGTKAGFDLRITKLISENVNIPVIASGGAGKIEDFETVFNETKATAALAASIFHFGEVKIPDLKNELKAKKTAVR; encoded by the coding sequence ATGCTTAAAAAGAGAATCATTCCCTGTTTGGATATAAAAGACGGAACAACGGTGAAAGGAATCAACTTCGAAGGATTGAGAAACGCCGGAAATCCTATTGAACTGGCAAAAAAATATGAAAATGACGGTGCTGACGAATTAATTTTTCTGGATATTACCGCAACGATTGAAAAACGAAAAACTTTCGTTGATTTGGTAAAAGAGATTGCCCGGGAGCTTAGTATTCCTTTTACAGTGGGTGGCGGAATTTCAACTGTTGAAGATGTCAGAAAGTTGTTGGAAGCCGGAGCGGATAAAATCAGCATTAATTCTTCTGCCGTTAAAAACCCGCAATTGATCTCAGATCTTTCGAAAGAATTTGGAAGCCAGTGTATCGTCGTAGCGATTGATACCAAATTTGTTGATGATTCAGATTGGGTTCATGTGAAAGGAGGAAGGGAAATTACGGATTTAAAAGCGTTGGATTGGGCGAAAAAAGCAGAGGAATTGGGAGCCGGAGAAATTCTTTTAACTTCAATGGACGGGGACGGAACCAAAGCCGGTTTTGATTTAAGAATCACAAAATTAATCTCCGAAAACGTAAATATTCCGGTCATTGCTTCCGGTGGTGCAGGGAAAATTGAAGACTTTGAAACTGTTTTTAATGAAACAAAAGCAACCGCAGCCTTGGCAGCAAGCATTTTCCATTTTGGAGAAGTTAAAATTCCGGATTTGAAAAATGAATTAAAAGCTAAAAAAACTGCAGTACGATGA
- the hisC gene encoding histidinol-phosphate transaminase, with translation MKEFNINSLVRKNILELQPYISFRDNNEFESPVLLDANESPLGELNRYPDSTQKKLKQKLSEIKNISAGQIAVGNGSDELIDLIIKVFCEPKKDSILMMNPSFAMYGFYASINENKVIKLDLNADFEIVKDDFLKISRDFKSKVFFLCSPNNPTGNSIEDIEFYIQNFDGIVVVDEAYIEFSGKKSCVGLLEKYPNLIVLQTFSKAWGMAGARVGIAYSSEEIIKLINTVKAPYNINSLSLNKIVEVIKKQEAMNSNIKNTLNEISWLKNEFQSVKCIKKVYPTDANFFLIEFENGEKVYEKLLENKILTSKRSPQIPNCIRVNVGNREENIQLIEVLKQYETL, from the coding sequence ATGAAAGAGTTTAATATCAATAGTTTAGTAAGAAAAAACATCTTAGAATTACAACCTTACATCAGCTTTAGGGATAACAATGAATTTGAAAGTCCTGTTTTGCTGGATGCGAATGAAAGTCCGCTTGGTGAACTGAATCGTTATCCTGATTCCACGCAGAAGAAATTAAAGCAAAAACTTTCCGAGATAAAAAATATTTCAGCCGGTCAAATTGCAGTTGGAAATGGAAGCGATGAATTAATTGACCTGATCATCAAGGTATTTTGTGAGCCGAAAAAAGATTCGATCTTAATGATGAATCCTTCCTTTGCGATGTATGGTTTCTATGCTTCTATCAATGAAAATAAAGTGATAAAACTTGATTTAAATGCAGATTTTGAGATCGTTAAAGACGATTTTCTTAAAATTTCAAGAGACTTTAAATCCAAAGTTTTCTTCTTGTGCTCACCTAATAATCCTACCGGAAACTCTATTGAAGATATTGAATTTTATATTCAAAATTTTGATGGAATTGTAGTGGTCGATGAAGCCTACATAGAATTCTCAGGAAAAAAATCCTGTGTTGGATTATTAGAGAAATATCCTAATCTGATTGTTCTTCAAACCTTCTCAAAAGCTTGGGGAATGGCGGGGGCCAGAGTGGGTATTGCTTATTCTTCAGAAGAAATTATTAAGCTGATTAATACGGTAAAAGCCCCTTATAACATTAACTCATTAAGTTTAAATAAAATAGTTGAAGTAATTAAAAAACAGGAAGCTATGAATTCAAATATAAAAAACACTTTAAATGAAATTTCCTGGCTTAAGAACGAATTTCAGTCTGTAAAATGCATCAAAAAAGTATATCCGACTGATGCTAATTTCTTTTTGATTGAATTTGAAAATGGAGAAAAAGTTTATGAAAAATTATTGGAAAATAAAATTCTAACAAGCAAAAGAAGCCCTCAAATTCCCAATTGTATCAGAGTGAATGTTGGAAATCGGGAAGAAAATATTCAATTAATCGAAGTTTTAAAACAGTACGAAACCTTATAG
- a CDS encoding M28 family peptidase gives MKKITTILLLSVAGFCSKAQSFIQAYQTRANQVSQTNVTTLLQEFGNLGVKTTGSTANTNALNWLKAKYQSYGYDASQITEDSFTYGSSTSKNLIITKTGTLYPNTYVIICGHYDTIAGPGVSDNGSGTSIILEAARILKDVPTEYSVKFIHFSGEEQGLLGSTHYVNNVVFQNSVRQLNLRMVFNIDQVGGKIGNTNNSINCESDQSGQSGNNAASLSFTQQLAACTTLYSPLQTNMSNAYASDYMPFEGKGDIITGFYETTRSYNEHTTNDTFANVDPTYVFNVGKAAVGALQHFAIASSTLSTSDLSIDKLDAVRMYPNPAKDTLNIWLPKEIGNFNFEITDLSGRSLFKTENETKINVSMLKKGAYLGIVKSEDKTAVRKFLIK, from the coding sequence GTGAAAAAGATTACCACTATTCTACTTTTATCGGTAGCAGGATTTTGCAGTAAGGCACAGAGTTTTATTCAGGCATATCAAACGAGAGCCAATCAGGTTTCTCAGACGAATGTAACGACTCTTTTACAGGAGTTTGGTAATTTAGGCGTGAAAACTACAGGTTCTACTGCAAATACGAATGCATTAAATTGGTTAAAAGCAAAATATCAGTCTTATGGCTATGATGCAAGTCAGATTACGGAAGATTCTTTTACATACGGAAGTTCCACATCAAAAAACCTGATCATTACCAAAACCGGAACGTTGTATCCGAACACTTATGTGATTATTTGCGGACATTACGATACGATAGCCGGACCTGGGGTAAGCGATAACGGAAGCGGTACTTCAATTATACTGGAAGCAGCAAGAATTTTAAAAGATGTTCCTACGGAATACTCTGTTAAATTTATTCACTTTTCTGGTGAAGAACAAGGGTTGTTAGGAAGTACTCACTATGTCAATAATGTAGTGTTTCAGAATAGTGTTCGTCAGCTGAATTTACGTATGGTCTTCAATATAGATCAGGTAGGCGGGAAAATCGGAAATACCAATAACTCGATCAATTGTGAAAGCGACCAGAGCGGTCAGTCGGGTAACAATGCTGCTTCTCTGTCTTTTACACAACAACTAGCGGCTTGTACAACATTGTATTCACCACTCCAGACGAATATGTCAAATGCATATGCTTCAGATTATATGCCTTTTGAAGGTAAAGGAGATATTATCACAGGCTTTTATGAAACGACAAGAAGCTACAACGAGCATACGACAAATGATACTTTTGCCAATGTAGATCCTACCTATGTTTTTAATGTAGGAAAAGCTGCGGTTGGAGCGCTTCAGCATTTTGCAATAGCAAGTTCTACATTATCAACTTCTGACCTGTCGATTGATAAGCTTGATGCGGTGAGAATGTACCCTAATCCGGCAAAAGATACTTTAAATATTTGGCTTCCTAAGGAGATCGGAAATTTTAATTTCGAGATTACGGACTTATCCGGAAGGTCTTTGTTTAAAACAGAAAATGAAACAAAAATTAATGTTTCCATGCTAAAAAAAGGAGCGTATTTGGGGATTGTCAAATCTGAAGATAAAACTGCCGTAAGAAAGTTTTTAATTAAATAA
- the hisD gene encoding histidinol dehydrogenase: MKINTYPQRESWSELIKRPVLRREKLTKLIAEIFKEVEQNGDQALLDFNKKFDGTELKNIKVSEEEIENAESLISNELKEAIQKAKENITKFHTSQITEIEKIETTKGVVCWRENRAIEKIGIYIPGGTAPLFSTVLMLAIPAQLAGCKEIILCTPPDKTGNINPAILYTAKLCGVTKIFKTGGAQAVAAMTLGTESIPNVYKIFGPGNQYVVAAKEFAQNYNVAIDMPAGPSEVLVIADQQAIPEFCAADLLSQAEHGSDSQVIFLSTDEEVFNQTIKETKKQLQELPRSEFTKEALKNSHFILLNTIDEALEFSNLYAPEHLILALEDFEKHIPEIQNAGSVFLGNYSCESAGDYASGTNHTLPTNGFAKNYSGVSLDSFVKKITFQNLSQKGLQNLGKTIEIMAEAEGLFAHKNAVSIRLKQENERV; encoded by the coding sequence ATGAAAATTAATACATATCCTCAAAGAGAAAGCTGGTCAGAATTAATAAAAAGACCTGTTTTACGAAGAGAAAAACTCACAAAATTAATTGCTGAAATTTTTAAGGAAGTTGAACAAAACGGTGATCAGGCATTACTTGATTTCAATAAAAAATTTGACGGAACTGAACTTAAAAATATAAAGGTTTCCGAAGAAGAAATAGAAAATGCTGAAAGCTTAATCAGTAACGAATTAAAAGAAGCAATTCAAAAGGCAAAAGAAAATATTACGAAGTTTCACACCTCTCAAATCACTGAAATAGAAAAGATTGAAACTACAAAAGGAGTCGTTTGCTGGAGAGAAAACAGAGCCATCGAAAAAATCGGGATTTATATTCCCGGAGGAACCGCACCTTTATTTTCTACGGTTTTAATGTTGGCAATTCCCGCTCAATTGGCAGGTTGTAAAGAAATCATTTTATGTACGCCTCCGGATAAAACCGGTAATATCAATCCGGCAATTCTTTACACGGCAAAGCTTTGCGGAGTTACAAAAATATTTAAGACCGGTGGAGCTCAAGCCGTTGCAGCAATGACTTTAGGCACAGAAAGCATTCCGAATGTGTATAAAATTTTCGGGCCGGGAAATCAATATGTTGTTGCAGCTAAAGAATTTGCTCAAAATTATAATGTAGCCATTGATATGCCTGCAGGACCAAGTGAAGTACTTGTAATTGCCGATCAACAGGCTATACCTGAATTTTGTGCGGCAGATTTACTTTCTCAGGCTGAACACGGAAGCGACAGTCAGGTAATTTTTCTTTCAACTGATGAGGAAGTTTTTAACCAAACCATTAAAGAAACTAAAAAGCAACTTCAAGAACTGCCAAGAAGTGAGTTTACTAAAGAAGCTTTAAAAAACAGTCATTTTATCTTGCTAAATACGATTGATGAAGCTTTAGAATTCAGCAATCTATATGCTCCAGAACACTTGATTTTAGCATTGGAAGACTTTGAAAAGCATATCCCTGAAATTCAAAATGCAGGCTCGGTTTTCCTTGGAAATTATTCTTGTGAAAGCGCAGGAGATTATGCAAGCGGAACCAACCACACGCTTCCCACCAACGGATTTGCAAAAAATTACAGCGGAGTTTCTTTAGACAGCTTTGTGAAGAAGATTACATTCCAGAATTTATCACAAAAAGGACTTCAGAATTTAGGAAAAACAATAGAAATCATGGCAGAAGCAGAAGGATTATTTGCTCACAAAAATGCCGTAAGCATAAGATTAAAACAAGAAAATGAAAGAGTTTAA
- the rplT gene encoding 50S ribosomal protein L20 encodes MPRSVNAVASRARRKKIFKQAKGFFGRRKNVWTVAKNAVEKAMQYAYRGRKEKKRNFRALWITRINAGARVHGMSYSQFMGALKKNNIELNRKVLADLAMNHPEAFKAVVDQVK; translated from the coding sequence ATGCCAAGATCAGTAAATGCCGTTGCTTCAAGAGCACGCAGAAAGAAAATTTTTAAGCAAGCTAAAGGTTTTTTCGGTAGAAGAAAGAACGTTTGGACAGTAGCTAAAAACGCGGTAGAAAAAGCAATGCAATATGCTTACCGTGGTAGAAAAGAGAAGAAAAGAAACTTCAGAGCACTTTGGATCACTCGTATCAACGCGGGAGCTAGAGTACACGGAATGTCTTACTCTCAGTTTATGGGAGCTCTTAAAAAGAACAACATTGAGCTTAACAGAAAAGTTTTAGCAGATTTAGCAATGAATCACCCTGAAGCTTTCAAAGCAGTTGTAGATCAAGTAAAATAA
- the hisH gene encoding imidazole glycerol phosphate synthase subunit HisH, which produces MIAIIKYNGGNVRSVQNALNRLGAESIITDDFELIRNSDKVIFPGVGEASSTMKNLQEKGLDKLIPTLKQPVLGICLGMQLMCKNNEEGNTVGMGIFDINVKRFPAKDVVPHMGWNTISGFQSSIFKEIEEESDVYFVHSYYCELSKNTTSVCDYILPFSASLQKDNFYAMQFHPEKSGKVGSQLIKNFLKL; this is translated from the coding sequence ATGATAGCGATTATAAAATACAACGGCGGAAACGTCAGATCTGTACAGAATGCCTTGAACAGATTGGGAGCAGAGTCAATTATTACCGATGATTTTGAACTGATTAGAAATTCAGATAAAGTGATTTTTCCGGGAGTCGGAGAAGCGTCTTCAACGATGAAAAACTTACAGGAGAAAGGCTTGGATAAGCTCATTCCAACCTTAAAACAGCCTGTTTTGGGAATTTGCCTGGGAATGCAACTGATGTGCAAAAATAATGAAGAAGGAAACACTGTCGGAATGGGGATTTTTGATATTAATGTAAAGAGATTTCCGGCGAAAGATGTTGTTCCGCATATGGGATGGAATACGATTTCAGGCTTTCAATCCTCAATTTTTAAAGAAATTGAAGAGGAGAGTGATGTCTATTTTGTTCACAGCTATTATTGCGAGCTTTCGAAGAATACCACTTCGGTTTGTGACTATATTTTGCCTTTCAGTGCGTCTTTGCAAAAAGACAATTTTTATGCGATGCAGTTTCACCCTGAAAAATCGGGAAAAGTCGGAAGTCAATTAATAAAAAACTTTTTAAAGCTTTAG
- the hisB gene encoding bifunctional histidinol-phosphatase/imidazoleglycerol-phosphate dehydratase HisB, with protein sequence MKKLLFIDRDGTLIIEPPTDFQVDSLKKLEFYPGVFQNLSKIAKELDFELVMVTNQDGLGTASFPYKDFIKPHEKMLKAFKNEGIIFNDILIDKSFESENLPTRKPGVGMLGKYIYGDYDLENSFVIGDRLTDIQLAQNLNSKAILISQIQNEEAELTTESWDEIYQYLKQIPRKAKASRTTNEADIEIEVNLDGKGNSEISTGLCFFDHMLEQISKHGNLDLKIQVKGDLQVDEHHTVEDTGIVLGEAVLKALGKKKGIERYGFLLPMDDCLAQVALDFGGRSWLVWEANFKREKIGDVPTEMFEHFFKSFTDSAKCNLNVKVEGENEHHKIESIFKAFAKAIKMAVNQSDQNFNLPSTKGSL encoded by the coding sequence ATGAAAAAACTATTATTTATAGACCGTGACGGAACTTTAATCATAGAACCGCCAACCGATTTCCAAGTAGATTCTTTGAAAAAACTGGAATTTTATCCAGGAGTTTTTCAAAACCTTTCAAAAATTGCCAAAGAACTGGATTTTGAGCTGGTCATGGTGACTAATCAGGATGGGTTAGGAACAGCAAGCTTTCCTTATAAAGATTTTATAAAACCGCATGAAAAGATGCTAAAAGCCTTTAAAAATGAAGGAATTATTTTTAATGACATTCTCATTGATAAAAGCTTTGAAAGTGAAAATCTCCCTACAAGGAAACCCGGAGTTGGAATGTTAGGAAAATATATTTACGGAGATTATGATCTTGAAAATTCTTTCGTGATTGGAGATCGGTTGACAGATATTCAATTAGCCCAAAATTTAAATTCTAAAGCAATTCTTATCAGCCAAATTCAGAATGAAGAGGCTGAATTGACCACAGAAAGCTGGGATGAGATCTATCAATATTTAAAACAGATTCCGCGAAAAGCTAAAGCTTCAAGAACAACCAATGAAGCGGATATTGAAATTGAAGTCAATTTGGATGGAAAGGGGAATTCCGAGATTTCAACGGGATTATGTTTTTTTGATCACATGCTGGAGCAGATTTCAAAACATGGCAATTTAGATTTAAAAATCCAAGTAAAAGGAGATCTGCAGGTTGATGAGCACCACACGGTCGAAGATACAGGAATTGTGTTAGGAGAAGCTGTTTTAAAAGCTTTGGGAAAGAAAAAAGGGATTGAAAGATATGGTTTTCTGCTTCCGATGGACGATTGTTTAGCACAAGTCGCTCTAGATTTCGGAGGACGTTCCTGGTTAGTTTGGGAAGCTAATTTTAAACGTGAAAAGATAGGTGATGTTCCGACTGAAATGTTTGAGCACTTCTTTAAATCTTTTACTGATTCTGCTAAATGTAACCTCAATGTCAAAGTGGAAGGAGAAAATGAGCATCATAAGATTGAATCTATTTTTAAAGCCTTCGCAAAAGCGATAAAAATGGCCGTTAATCAGTCTGATCAGAATTTTAATCTCCCCTCAACAAAAGGAAGTTTATAG
- the hisIE gene encoding bifunctional phosphoribosyl-AMP cyclohydrolase/phosphoribosyl-ATP diphosphatase HisIE, whose protein sequence is MNINFNKSRGLVPVIIQDNRTLQVLMLGYMNEEAFEKTKQEGIVTFFSRSKNRLWTKGEESGNFLTVKSIDTDCDRDTVLIKAIPENAVCHTGSFSCFGEKNAKGFLYELEEKINQRIDEKAEDSYTYSLFQRGINKMAQKVGEEAVELVIEAKDNNDDLFKNEAADLLYHYLILLKAKNLSLADIEEVLMKRNK, encoded by the coding sequence ATGAATATAAATTTTAATAAAAGTCGTGGTCTGGTTCCTGTTATCATCCAGGACAACAGAACGTTGCAGGTATTAATGCTGGGTTATATGAATGAAGAAGCTTTTGAGAAAACAAAACAGGAAGGAATTGTCACATTTTTCAGTCGTTCGAAAAACAGACTTTGGACAAAAGGCGAAGAATCGGGTAATTTTTTAACGGTAAAAAGCATTGATACTGATTGTGACCGGGATACTGTTTTAATTAAAGCCATTCCTGAAAACGCAGTGTGCCATACCGGAAGTTTCAGCTGTTTTGGAGAAAAAAATGCTAAAGGCTTTTTATATGAACTGGAGGAAAAAATCAACCAAAGAATTGATGAAAAAGCAGAAGATTCTTATACGTATTCCTTATTTCAAAGAGGAATCAACAAAATGGCTCAAAAAGTAGGAGAGGAGGCTGTAGAATTAGTCATTGAAGCGAAGGATAATAATGATGATTTATTTAAAAATGAAGCTGCGGATCTGCTTTATCATTATTTAATTTTATTAAAGGCTAAGAATTTAAGTTTAGCAGATATTGAAGAAGTATTGATGAAGCGTAATAAATGA
- the hisA gene encoding 1-(5-phosphoribosyl)-5-[(5-phosphoribosylamino)methylideneamino]imidazole-4-carboxamide isomerase, translated as MKIIPAIDIIDGKCVRLSKGDYGTKKIYNENPVEVAKEFENSGIRFLHLVDLDGAKSRHIVNQKVLEDIARETSLEIDFGGGLKTLEDIEIAFNSGAKQITIGSIAVQNPEFCFDLIKKYGSEKIILGADCDNRKIKTSGWLEESNQDVIDFILQYQEKGVKDVICTDISKDGMLEGPSTNLYQDILSRTAIQLVASGGISGIGDVCRMKEIGCSGTIIGKAIYEGKIELKELQKLIENA; from the coding sequence ATGAAAATTATCCCAGCCATTGATATTATTGACGGAAAATGTGTACGTCTCTCAAAAGGAGATTACGGAACAAAAAAAATATACAACGAAAACCCGGTTGAAGTCGCCAAAGAATTTGAAAATTCAGGGATCAGATTTCTGCATTTGGTTGATTTAGACGGTGCAAAATCCAGGCATATTGTCAACCAGAAGGTTCTGGAAGATATTGCCAGAGAAACTTCTTTAGAAATTGATTTTGGTGGAGGCTTAAAGACTTTAGAAGATATTGAAATCGCTTTTAATTCGGGAGCCAAACAAATTACCATTGGAAGTATTGCCGTTCAAAACCCTGAATTTTGCTTTGATTTAATTAAAAAATACGGCTCGGAGAAAATTATTCTGGGAGCGGATTGCGATAACAGAAAAATAAAAACATCAGGCTGGCTGGAAGAAAGCAATCAGGATGTCATTGATTTTATCCTTCAATATCAGGAAAAAGGAGTAAAAGATGTAATCTGTACCGATATTTCAAAAGACGGAATGTTGGAAGGACCTTCAACAAATTTATATCAGGATATTTTAAGCAGAACCGCCATTCAATTGGTGGCAAGTGGTGGAATTTCGGGGATTGGGGATGTCTGTCGGATGAAAGAAATCGGTTGCTCCGGAACGATTATCGGGAAAGCGATTTATGAAGGAAAAATAGAGTTGAAAGAATTACAAAAATTGATTGAAAATGCTTAA